In one window of Mobula hypostoma chromosome 1, sMobHyp1.1, whole genome shotgun sequence DNA:
- the max gene encoding protein max isoform X2, with amino-acid sequence MSDNDDIEVESDADKRAHHNALERKRRDHIKDSFHSLRDSVPSLQGEKASRAQILDKATEYIQYMRRKNHTHQQDIDDLKRQNTLLEQQVRALEKARAAAQLQANFSSSDSSLYTNPKGSAVSAFDGGSDSTSESETEEPQTRKKLRMEPS; translated from the exons GCGGACAAGCGAGCACACCACAATGCTTTGGAGCGCAAGCGCAGAGATCACATTAAAGACAGCTTTCACAGTTTACGTGACTCCGTACCATCACTCCAGGGTGAAAAG GCGTCCCGTGCCCAAATCTTGGATAAAGCTACAGAATATATTCAGTATATGAGGCGGAAAAACCACACACATCAACAGGATATTGATGACCTGAAGCGACAGAACACCTTGCTTGAGCAGCAAG TACGTGCATTGGAAAAGGCACGGGCAGCTGCTCAGCTACAAGCAAACTTTTCATCCTCTGACAGCAGTTTGTACACCAACCCCAAGGGCAGTGCAGTTTCTGCCTTTGATGGGGGCTCTGACTCAACTTCAGAGTCAGAAACTGAAGAACCCCAGACCAGAAAGAAACTGCGAATGGAGCCAAGCTGA